One part of the Lotus japonicus ecotype B-129 chromosome 2, LjGifu_v1.2 genome encodes these proteins:
- the LOC130738424 gene encoding phosphatidylinositol-3-phosphatase myotubularin-1-like yields the protein MDERKHRTTRTTSLRDDSESSTGSWDVLEWTKIEPISQFASHENLDFLLEAEQVVAEGHGVVLVNTDDAGMLMVTNFRLLFLSEGTRKVIALGTIPLATIEKFNKIVVKVQSNTRQLDKTPTQRLLQVIGKDMRIIVFGFRPRTKQRRVIFDALLRCTKSTRLWDLYAFVSGPSRFKNTTPQVRLLDEYFRLLGKGSYHASTNMIESGSYTLSNDLWRISSVNSNHSMCQTYPFALIFPKVISDDEVLQACSFRARSRLPVISWCHPVTGAVLARSSQPLVGLMMNMRSNMDEKLVAALCSKLDDGSRRKLYIADARPRKNALANGAMGGGSESSSNYFQSEVVFFGIDNIHAMRESFVRLREYMDTHGRASSDGMLSFLRHGGSTWGGGNLSSMSASVSTLGDSGWLLHVQNVLAGAAWIAARVHMEKASVLVHCSDGWDRTSQLVALANLLLDPYYRTLAGFQALVEKDWLAFGHPFSDRVGIPCTSGSGNTPFELPRQPSAGNFPSSPMRPSSGAFSSQPPTSSHAHTSNNYSPIFLQWVDCVSQLLRMYPFAFEFSAAFLVDFLDCMLSCRFGNFFFNSEKERLQYSVYETCGCLWVYLADLRASDGGSHVHYNPFYDPLRNNGPLLPPAAALAPTLWPQFHLRWACPDEVQAGEVEAQCRKIITKSSEMQKAKEVAERKAKEITNAMESLNTELRREKLQNSSALNMAKRLSKENMAIKRAVQSIGCKVHFSGNGGDCIVDIENSPAEATNFLHCSSRQESNNALLDDKKNLSASLTVTADNVDDVNDDGRNSIGRICETLCQFRAGEGGCRWPEGECAQLCSQFVGVKANFDALDQLSIDDSYFN from the exons ATGGACGAACGGAAACACCGCACCACTAGAACAACGTCTCTCAGGGACGACTCCGAGTCCTCCACTGGTAGCTGGGACGTTCTCGAATGGACCAAGATTGAG CCAATTTCACAGTTCGCGTCGCATGAGAATCTCGATTTCTTGCTCGAGGCGGAACAAGTTGTAGCCGAA GGACATGGTGTTGTTCTTGTTAATACTGATGATGCGGGCATGTTGATGGTAACAAATTTTCGTCTTCTTTTTCTG AGTGAGGGAACTAGAAAAGTTATTGCCCTTGGAACAATACCACTAGCAACCATTGAGAAGTTCAACAAGATA GTTGTAAAAGTTCAGTCAAACACACGTCAATTAGACAAGACACCAACTCAGAGACTGCTCCAGGTGATTG GAAAAGATATGAGAATTATAGTCTTTGGTTTTAGGCCTCGTACAAAACAG AGACGTGTGATATTTGATGCACTACTGAGGTGTACAAAGTCAacgagattatgggatctctatgCTTTTGTATCTGGACCTTCTAGGTTTAAGAACACTACTCCACAGGTGCGCTTATTGGATGAGTATTTTCGACTTCTTGGCAAAGGTTCATATCATGCATCAACCAACATGATTGAAAGTGGGTCCTACACCTTGTCAAATGACTTATGGAGAATAAGTAGTGTGAATTCCAATCATTCAATGTGCCAGACCTATCCATTTGCTTTGATTTTTCCAAAGGTCATTAG TGATGATGAAGTGCTCCAGGCTTGTAGCTTCCGTGCAAGATCTCGACTACCTGTAATTTCATGGTGTCATCCTG TTACTGGAGCAGTTCTTGCCCGCTCTTCCCAACCTTTAGTTGGTCTCATGATGAATATGAGGAG TAACATGGATGAAAAACTTGTGGCTGCACTTTGCAGTAAACTTGATGATGGCTCACGGAG AAAGCTATATATTGCTGATGCAAGACCAAGGAAAAATGCATTAGCTAATGGAGCCATGGGAGGTGGTTCGGAATCATCATCAAACTATTTTCAATCTGAG GTAGTCTTTTTTGGGATAGACAACATCCATGCAATGAGAGAGAGCTTTGTTCGGCTCCGAGAATACATGGACACTCATGGCAGAGCGTCATCAGATGGAATGTTATCTTTTTTG AGACATGGTGGGTCGACATGGGGAGGTGGCAATTTAAGTAGTATGTCTGCTTCAGTATCAACCCTTGGGGACAGTGGATGGCTATTGCATGTTCAGAATGTCTTGGCCGGTGCAGCTTGGATTGCAGCTCGTGTTCATATGGAAAAGGCTTCTGTTCTTGTACATTGCAG TGATGGATGGGATAGGACAAGCCAGTTGGTTGCACTTGCTAATTTGTTGCTTGATCCATATTATCGGACTTTGGCAGGGTTTCAG GCACTCGTTGAAAAAGACTGGCTAGCATTTGGTCATCCATTTTCCGATCGTGTGGGAATACCTTGTACCTCTGGAAGTGGTAACACACCTTTTGAGTTACCTAGGCAGCCTTCTGCTGGAAATTTCCCATCATCGCCGATGCGCCCGTCATCAGGAGCATTCTCTTCTCAACCTCCAACCTCATCTCATGCACATACCTCAAATAATTACTCTCCCATTTTTTTGCAG TGGGTTGATTGTGTTTCACAATTGTTGCGGATgtatccttttgcttttgagtTTTCAGCG GCTTTCCTGGTGGACTTCTTAGACTGCATGCTTTCTTGTCGCTTTGGAAACTTCTTCTTTAATAg tgaGAAGGAGAGACTGCAATACAGTGTTTATGAAACATGTGGATGTTTGTGGGTTTACTTGGCTGATTTGCGGGCATCAGACGGAGGTTCCCACGTGCATTATAATCCTTTTTATGATCCGTTGAGGAACAACGGTCCCCTTCTGCCACCAGCAGCAGCGTTAGCCCCAACTTTGTGGCCCCAATTCCACCTACGTTGGGCATGCCCGGACGAAGTACAAGCTGGGGAGGTTGAAGCACAATGTAGAAAGATAATCACGAAATCCTCTGAGATGCAGAAG GCTAAAGAAGTGGCAGAAAGGAAAGCTAAAGAAATCACAAATGCCATGGAATCATTGAATACAGAACTGCGTCGCGAGAAACTGCAAAACAGCTCAGCTTTGAACATGGCCAAGAGATTAAGCAAGGAAAATATGGCCATAAAGCGCGCAGTTCAGTCAATTGGGTGCAAGGTTCACTTCTCTGGTAACGGTGGTGACTGCATTGTTGACATTGAAAACAGCCCAGCCGAAGCAACAAACTTTTTGCATTGCTCCTCTAGGCAAGAATCAAATAATGCATTGCTTGATGACAAAAAGAATCTATCCGCTTCTCTAACAGTTACAGCAGATAATGTTGATGATGTTAATGATGATGGAAGGAATTCTATTGGTCGAATATGCGAAACGCTATGCCAATTTCGCGCTGGAGAAGGAGGTTGTAGGTGGCCAGAAGGTGAGTGTGCTCAACTATGTAGTCAATTTGTTGGTGTGAAGGCAAATTTTGATGCGCTTGACCAACTTTCGATTGATGATAGTTATTTCAATTGA
- the LOC130738426 gene encoding protein PSK SIMULATOR 3-like, protein MVAESWFQKLWKTPRKDDSNSEKVVIGVLAFEVARLMSKLVNLWQSLSEKQVARLREEITNSVGIKKLVSDDENFVVRLISLEMLENIAHVAESVARLGKKCSDPSLKGFEDAFVKFITFGVDSHGWKFTSKKMEKKVKRMEKFVSTNASLYQEMEVLTDLEQTLKRMKAYTESDGLNLIEYQKRVEWSRVEVKNLKANSLWNRTYDYTVHLLARSLFTIFSRINNLFGIQEVIDVGKTKNPSVFYSDYIRGSQSVSEILQPSVHASDKNVARFTSGPLGTFAAKSSQNVRTDKTNIFRSGGGDSSKKSGKYGSLSFFSGPLGRNLKKPASDYGTNKNSSILKSHGHSTTISGKEINTRHSRMTQVGPFKGCMVAESSSVIDCHSSPNDAQLATQNHKDADSNILSPGNEDHRTQSAFSSLCKLQPPSQSLGAASLALHYANVIAVIEKLAASPHLIGLDARDDLYKMLPRRVRAALRSKLKPYSMASAVYDASLAEEWSEAMAGILEWLAPLAHNMLRWQSERSFEQQCFVSRTKVLLVQTLYFADLEKTEAIITELLVGLNYVWRYVRELNSIGLVECGSSAVHNVILN, encoded by the coding sequence ATGGTTGCTGAATCATGGTTTCAAAAACTATGGAAGACTCCACGGAAGGATGATTCTAATTCCGAGAAGGTGGTGATTGGAGTATTAGCATTTGAAGTTGCGAGATTGATGTCCAAGCTTGTTAATTTGTGGCAGTCTTTGAGTGAGAAACAGGTTGCTAGGTTGAGAGAGGAGATCACAAATTCAGTGGGTATCAAGAAGCTTGTTTCAGATGATGAGAATTTCGTTGTACGTTTAATCAGTCTAGAGATGCTTGAGAATATTGCACATGTGGCTGAATCTGTGGCTAGGCTCGGGAAGAAATGCAGTGATCCGAGTTTAAAGGGTTTTGAAGATGCCTTTGTTAAGTTTATAACTTTTGGTGTTGATTCACATGGGTGGAAATTCacttccaagaaaatggaaaaaaagGTTAAAAGGATGGAAAAGTTTGTATCAACTAATGCAAGTCTGTATCAAGAGATGGAAGTGCTCACTGATCTTGAGCAAACCCTTAAAAGAATGAAGGCTTACACCGAGTCAGATGGGCTGAATTTAATTGAATATCAAAAAAGGGTTGAATGGAGCAGGGTGGAGGTGAAGAATTTAAAGGCTAATTCTCTGTGGAACAGGACATATGATTACACAGTACACTTATTAGCAAGATCTttattcaccatattcagtaGGATCAACAATCTATTTGGAATTCAAGAGGTAATAGATGTTGGTAAAACCAAGAATCCAAGTGTTTTCTATTCTGATTACATTCGTGGAAGTCAATCGGTTTCTGAAATATTGCAACCTTCGGTCCATGCATCCGATAAAAATGTTGCCAGATTCACTTCGGGACCCCTTGGTACTTTTGCTGCTAAATCAAGTCAAAATGTTAGAACAGATAAAACTAACATTTTTCGTTCAGGTGGTGGCGACTCATCCAAAAAGTCAGGAAAATATGGAAGTCTCAGCTTTTTCTCAGGTCCTCTTGGAAGAAATTTGAAAAAACCAGCCTCAGATTATGGAACAAATAAAAACAGCAGTATTTTGAAGTCTCATGGCCACTCAACAACCATAAGCGGGAAGGAAATTAACACACGACACAGTCGCATGACTCAAGTAGGACCCTTCAAAGGATGTATGGTTGCAGAAAGCTCCTCGGTCATCGACTGCCACTCAAGCCCAAATGATGCTCAATTAGCAACTCAGAATCATAAAGATGCTGATTCAAACATCCTTTCCCCCGGAAACGAAGATCATCGGACTCAATCAGCTTTCAGTTCTCTGTGCAAGTTACAGCCTCCATCTCAATCCCTTGGTGCTGCTTCTTTAGCCCTGCACTATGCAAATGTTATCGCTGTGATTGAGAAGCTAGCGGCTTCTCCACACTTAATAGGTCTTGATGCAAGAGATGATCTGTACAAGATGTTACCCAGACGCGTGAGAGCTGCTCTTAGGTCCAAGTTAAAGCCATATTCAATGGCTTCGGCAGTCTATGACGCAAGTCTAGCAGAAGAATGGAGTGAAGCAATGGCGGGTATATTGGAATGGTTAGCCCCACTTGCTCACAACATGCTAAGATGGCAATCTGAGCGAAGTTTTGAGCAGCAGTGCTTTGTTTCCCGGACAAAAGTGTTGCTGGTACAAACACTTTACTTTGCAGATCTAGAGAAAACAGAAGCAATAATCACCGAGCTTCTTGTCGGCCTGAATTATGTCTGGAGATATGTTCGGGAGCTCAATTCAATAGGTCTGGTTGAGTGTGGGAGCAGCGCAGTGCATAATGTTATTCTCAACTGA